One Microcaecilia unicolor unplaced genomic scaffold, aMicUni1.1, whole genome shotgun sequence genomic window carries:
- the LOC115458990 gene encoding uncharacterized protein LOC115458990 isoform X2, whose amino-acid sequence MENDDRIPSILHQSENGEYPLPNLAPRHQELIPTPLGPIKPWSELSWPIRGYFCLTISSLVVVLGLTIMNMTTQQGEDFSISLIQLIGIVFCMYYVTRAILQENRQELIIFLLSVLLVMGRAIINFIVLSDKGKASLLPRFVLILVFGLFHVVCASFLLRSQNMMAFRVGGALESLQHQYFMLNLCFSMLTFDLQAQLCLCLLLLVLGLHDVSLLHSIILGFGLFWACLKVVIGIMAILKELKALVWIFLLQNLPEVAYLIYLLYTVMNSWGAGKSYTLEAATLIGSCVSVMIKSVLFWALFHVYCSFGQGLRERMFSSYGRIDS is encoded by the exons GATTCCGTCTATCCTTCACCAAAGTGAAAATGGTGAATACCCCTTGCCAAATCTCGCCCCCAGGCACCAAGAGCTTATTCCTACTCCACTTGGGCCT ATAAAACCCTGGTCTGAGTTGTCATGGCCCATCAGGGGTTATTTCTGTCTAACTATCTCCTCGCTTGTGGTTGTGTTGGGACTTACCATCATGAATATGACTACCCAGCAGGGGGAAgatttctctatctccctcatTCAGCTAATTGGTATTG TGTTTTGCATGTACTATGTGACGCGAGCGATTCTGCAGGAGAACCGTCAGGAACTCATCATCTTTCTgctttctgtcctgctggtgatGGGCCGCGCTATCATTAACTTCATCGTCTTGTCTGATAAGGGAAAAGCCAGCCTCCTG ccacgctTTGTACTAATCCTGGTGTTTGGATTATTCCATGTGGTATGTGCCTCCTTCCTGCTCCGGAGTCAGAACATGATGGCATTCAGAGTGGGCGGAGCCCTGGAAAGCCTGCAACACCAGTACTTCATGCTGAACCTCTGCTTCTCCATGCTGACATTTGACCTTCAGGCACAG ctctgcctctgtcttctgcTTCTAGTTTTGGGCCTGCACGATGTCTCCCTCCTTCATAGCATTATCCTGGGCTTTGGACTCTTCTGGGCCTGCTTAAAAGTGGTCATCGGTATCATGGCT ATTTTAAAAGAATTGAAGGCTCTTGTTTGGATTTTCTTGCTCCAGAATCTGCCTGAAGTTGCTTATCTCATCTATCTACTGTACACG GTGATGAACAGCTGGGGTGCCGGCAAATCCTACACCCTGGAAGCAGCAACTCTGATTGGTTCATGTGTCTCTGTGATGATAAAGTCTGTACTATTTTGGGCTCTGTTTCACGTGTATTGCAGTTTTGGCCAGGGACTGAGGGAGAGAA TGTTTTCTTCCTATGGAAGGATCGATTCTTGA
- the LOC115458990 gene encoding uncharacterized protein LOC115458990 isoform X1, translating into MVHPVRPTSHSCLRSAASSSVTIPSILHQSENGEYPLPNLAPRHQELIPTPLGPIKPWSELSWPIRGYFCLTISSLVVVLGLTIMNMTTQQGEDFSISLIQLIGIVFCMYYVTRAILQENRQELIIFLLSVLLVMGRAIINFIVLSDKGKASLLPRFVLILVFGLFHVVCASFLLRSQNMMAFRVGGALESLQHQYFMLNLCFSMLTFDLQAQLCLCLLLLVLGLHDVSLLHSIILGFGLFWACLKVVIGIMAILKELKALVWIFLLQNLPEVAYLIYLLYTVMNSWGAGKSYTLEAATLIGSCVSVMIKSVLFWALFHVYCSFGQGLRERMFSSYGRIDS; encoded by the exons GATTCCGTCTATCCTTCACCAAAGTGAAAATGGTGAATACCCCTTGCCAAATCTCGCCCCCAGGCACCAAGAGCTTATTCCTACTCCACTTGGGCCT ATAAAACCCTGGTCTGAGTTGTCATGGCCCATCAGGGGTTATTTCTGTCTAACTATCTCCTCGCTTGTGGTTGTGTTGGGACTTACCATCATGAATATGACTACCCAGCAGGGGGAAgatttctctatctccctcatTCAGCTAATTGGTATTG TGTTTTGCATGTACTATGTGACGCGAGCGATTCTGCAGGAGAACCGTCAGGAACTCATCATCTTTCTgctttctgtcctgctggtgatGGGCCGCGCTATCATTAACTTCATCGTCTTGTCTGATAAGGGAAAAGCCAGCCTCCTG ccacgctTTGTACTAATCCTGGTGTTTGGATTATTCCATGTGGTATGTGCCTCCTTCCTGCTCCGGAGTCAGAACATGATGGCATTCAGAGTGGGCGGAGCCCTGGAAAGCCTGCAACACCAGTACTTCATGCTGAACCTCTGCTTCTCCATGCTGACATTTGACCTTCAGGCACAG ctctgcctctgtcttctgcTTCTAGTTTTGGGCCTGCACGATGTCTCCCTCCTTCATAGCATTATCCTGGGCTTTGGACTCTTCTGGGCCTGCTTAAAAGTGGTCATCGGTATCATGGCT ATTTTAAAAGAATTGAAGGCTCTTGTTTGGATTTTCTTGCTCCAGAATCTGCCTGAAGTTGCTTATCTCATCTATCTACTGTACACG GTGATGAACAGCTGGGGTGCCGGCAAATCCTACACCCTGGAAGCAGCAACTCTGATTGGTTCATGTGTCTCTGTGATGATAAAGTCTGTACTATTTTGGGCTCTGTTTCACGTGTATTGCAGTTTTGGCCAGGGACTGAGGGAGAGAA TGTTTTCTTCCTATGGAAGGATCGATTCTTGA